Proteins from one Ornithobacterium rhinotracheale genomic window:
- a CDS encoding glycoside hydrolase family 20 protein translates to MRTIHLFCLGFLGLILSCTTAQKNTETQKSDFSTIHKDQIIPVPQKVEYIKGAFVFSPETKIYISNENQRYVAELIQAKFQPAMGYDLKIVTQKPKTNFIGFEEDANLKPENYTLKVNPNFIELKASDRGGFVHAYESLRQLLPPAIESENLIKKQWAVQAQNITDFPEFKWRGVMLDVSRHFFSKDYILSTIDRLALLKMNTLHLHLIDDQGWRIEIKKYPKLTQVGAWRVDHEDKHWDARPQQKPGEKATYGGFYTQEELKEIVAYATEHGINVVPEIEMPAHVTSAIAAYPEYSCQGKPVTVPTGGLWPITDIYCAGQEKTFKFLEDVLDEVMEIFPSEYIHIGGDEATKTNWKTCPHCQERMKKEGLKDEKELQSYFIKRIEKYLNQHGRKLVGWDEILEGGIAPEATVMSWRGFDGGIEAANQGHDVVMTPGDYAYFDAYQGTPQNEPLAIGGYKTLSKVYEFNPIPPQIAPDKKHHILGAQANLWAEFVPNEKHSEYMLYPRLFAMSEVLWSSPKQRDIKDFFSRVYVMMDRFDRLGINYAKSIYEVTGKEKIDEKDPRTIWLTLSNEIPTAMDIRYTIDDENLAKNAKKYNSPIKITKDCTVRASLFKDGKPVNNLYEKTFKFHKGVGATVSYEPMYHKSYQGQHETNMVNLLRGTVDFHDGQWQAWLRDDATITLDLHKPIDISEVVVGTMQKQSSGIYYPLEVVAYISSDGKNFKKVGDIKLPYKEDGFADLKDFTFKFKQQKAQFIKIFLKNIAHPPKGGDAWIFVDEIMVN, encoded by the coding sequence ATGAGAACAATACATTTATTTTGTCTTGGTTTTTTGGGCTTAATCTTGTCGTGCACCACGGCACAGAAAAATACCGAAACCCAAAAATCAGATTTTAGCACAATTCACAAAGACCAAATCATTCCCGTGCCACAAAAAGTGGAGTACATCAAGGGTGCGTTTGTATTTTCGCCTGAAACCAAAATTTATATTTCAAACGAAAATCAGCGTTATGTGGCAGAATTGATTCAGGCTAAATTTCAGCCTGCAATGGGCTATGATTTAAAAATCGTTACCCAAAAACCAAAAACGAATTTTATAGGTTTTGAAGAAGATGCCAATTTAAAACCAGAAAATTATACTTTAAAAGTAAATCCAAATTTTATAGAATTAAAGGCCAGCGACCGCGGCGGATTTGTGCACGCCTACGAATCGTTACGCCAATTGCTGCCGCCTGCGATAGAATCTGAAAATTTAATCAAAAAGCAATGGGCGGTGCAGGCGCAAAATATTACCGATTTCCCTGAATTTAAATGGCGTGGCGTGATGCTCGATGTGTCAAGACATTTTTTCTCTAAAGATTATATTTTAAGCACTATCGATCGTTTAGCTTTGTTGAAAATGAATACGCTTCATTTGCACTTAATAGATGACCAAGGTTGGCGAATCGAGATTAAAAAATACCCAAAACTCACTCAAGTAGGGGCTTGGCGCGTAGACCATGAAGACAAGCACTGGGATGCGCGCCCACAACAAAAACCTGGGGAAAAAGCCACTTATGGCGGATTCTATACCCAAGAAGAGTTGAAAGAAATCGTAGCCTATGCCACCGAGCATGGCATTAATGTAGTGCCTGAAATTGAAATGCCTGCGCATGTTACGAGTGCGATTGCAGCCTATCCAGAATATTCTTGCCAAGGAAAACCCGTTACAGTGCCAACTGGCGGTCTGTGGCCAATTACCGATATTTATTGCGCGGGACAAGAAAAAACCTTTAAATTCTTGGAAGATGTTTTGGACGAGGTGATGGAGATTTTCCCTTCAGAATACATTCACATTGGTGGCGATGAAGCTACCAAAACCAACTGGAAAACTTGTCCACACTGCCAAGAGCGAATGAAAAAAGAAGGCTTAAAAGATGAAAAAGAATTGCAAAGTTATTTCATCAAACGAATTGAAAAATATTTGAACCAGCATGGCAGAAAATTAGTCGGTTGGGATGAAATCTTGGAAGGCGGTATCGCTCCCGAAGCTACAGTGATGAGCTGGCGTGGCTTTGATGGCGGAATCGAAGCGGCCAATCAAGGACATGATGTTGTGATGACGCCAGGAGACTATGCCTATTTTGATGCCTATCAAGGAACGCCACAAAACGAGCCTTTGGCCATTGGTGGATACAAAACGCTTAGCAAAGTTTATGAGTTTAATCCAATTCCGCCACAGATTGCACCCGATAAAAAACATCATATCTTAGGAGCGCAAGCCAATTTATGGGCGGAGTTTGTGCCAAATGAAAAGCATTCGGAATACATGTTGTATCCGCGTCTTTTTGCCATGTCGGAAGTGTTGTGGTCTTCGCCAAAACAGCGAGACATCAAGGATTTCTTTTCTCGTGTGTATGTGATGATGGATCGTTTCGATCGATTGGGCATCAATTATGCAAAAAGTATTTACGAAGTTACGGGCAAAGAAAAAATTGATGAAAAAGATCCGCGTACGATTTGGCTGACTTTATCCAATGAAATCCCGACAGCGATGGACATTCGTTATACCATTGATGATGAAAATTTAGCCAAAAATGCTAAAAAATATAATTCCCCAATTAAGATTACGAAAGACTGTACCGTGCGTGCTTCTCTTTTCAAAGATGGAAAGCCGGTTAATAATTTGTACGAAAAAACATTTAAATTCCATAAAGGAGTAGGGGCTACGGTAAGTTACGAGCCGATGTATCACAAAAGCTACCAAGGCCAGCACGAGACCAATATGGTGAATTTACTCCGTGGAACAGTGGATTTCCATGACGGGCAATGGCAAGCATGGTTGAGAGATGATGCGACGATTACCCTTGATTTGCACAAGCCAATCGACATCAGCGAAGTGGTAGTGGGAACAATGCAAAAACAAAGTTCTGGTATCTATTATCCGCTCGAAGTGGTGGCGTATATTTCCTCCGATGGCAAGAATTTCAAAAAAGTGGGAGATATTAAATTGCCTTATAAAGAAGATGGTTTTGCCGATTTAAAGGACTTTACTTTTAAATTTAAACAACAAAAAGCGCAATTTATAAAAATCTTCCTCAAAAACATTGCACATCCACCTAAGGGGGGCGACGCATGGATTTTTGTAGATGAAATTATGGTGAATTAA
- a CDS encoding S9 family peptidase: MKRIFVTALFSLFSLTMAQKQQLTPETLWQLGRVKSISLTPDNQNLIYQVSTPNMAENKIPTEYFSLNLKDKTSHKVSKEFAKSFDKKISPNGEFELFTKEVLVEKIEAKDIYPDLSKSTGYLYSDLQHRHWDTWNNGHFTHLFIRNLKTGEEIELLKDEPYNIVEFTWNTDGSKAVYVSKKLYGKAYMTSTNTDVYAYDLKSQETENLTKGMMGYDTQPAFNEQGVMAWTSMATDGYEADKNDIFILAKGKKINLTKDWDGTVNSFIWNKKGDKIYFVAPTPGEEQVFEIRDLYKKPKVTQLSKGMHNITHIVGEVGNQLIVEKTDINHAAEVFSFDLKSKKLSPLTQVNDAFYSQVTPPKVEQRWIKTTDNKQMLVNVIFPPNFDKTKKYPTLLYCQGGPQSPVNQFYSFRWNFALMAAEGYIVVAPNRRGLPGFGVKWNEDISGDWGGQAMRDYLSAIDALAQEPYVDNDRLGAVGASYGGYSIYYLAGIHKKRFKSFIAHCGVFDLRSMYGETEELFFMNHDVGGPYWEGHKSYTAFNPIDHVKDWDTPILIIHNDKDYRVPISQGLQAYTAARLMNIKSELLFFPDENHWVTQPQNGLFWQRTFFKWLKDTL, from the coding sequence ATGAAACGAATATTTGTAACTGCATTATTTAGCCTATTTTCTTTAACCATGGCTCAAAAACAACAACTTACGCCAGAAACACTCTGGCAACTCGGGCGTGTAAAAAGCATTAGCCTCACACCTGACAATCAAAACCTTATTTATCAAGTGAGTACGCCAAACATGGCAGAAAACAAAATCCCAACGGAATATTTTAGCCTTAATTTAAAGGATAAAACATCGCACAAGGTTTCGAAAGAATTTGCGAAAAGTTTTGACAAAAAAATCTCGCCAAATGGCGAATTTGAACTTTTCACCAAAGAAGTTTTGGTCGAAAAAATTGAAGCCAAAGACATTTATCCAGATTTAAGCAAATCCACAGGATATTTGTACAGCGACCTGCAACATCGCCACTGGGACACTTGGAACAATGGGCATTTCACACATTTATTTATCCGAAATTTAAAAACAGGCGAAGAAATAGAATTGCTCAAAGATGAGCCTTATAATATCGTAGAATTTACTTGGAACACAGACGGAAGCAAAGCCGTATATGTGTCCAAAAAATTATATGGAAAGGCTTACATGACTTCTACCAACACCGATGTATATGCCTATGATTTGAAAAGCCAAGAAACCGAAAATTTAACTAAAGGTATGATGGGCTATGACACGCAACCTGCTTTCAACGAACAAGGCGTGATGGCGTGGACAAGCATGGCAACTGATGGCTACGAAGCTGACAAAAACGATATTTTTATTTTGGCGAAAGGCAAAAAAATCAACTTGACTAAAGATTGGGACGGCACAGTAAATAGCTTTATTTGGAACAAAAAAGGCGATAAAATCTACTTTGTAGCACCTACGCCAGGCGAAGAGCAAGTTTTTGAGATCAGGGATTTGTATAAAAAGCCAAAAGTGACTCAACTTTCAAAGGGAATGCACAACATCACGCACATTGTGGGCGAAGTGGGCAACCAATTGATTGTAGAAAAAACCGACATCAATCATGCCGCAGAAGTCTTTAGCTTTGATTTAAAATCAAAAAAATTAAGTCCACTCACACAGGTGAATGATGCTTTTTATAGCCAAGTTACACCTCCTAAAGTAGAACAAAGATGGATCAAGACCACGGACAACAAGCAAATGCTTGTAAATGTGATTTTTCCACCAAATTTTGATAAAACCAAAAAGTACCCAACCTTACTTTATTGCCAAGGCGGACCTCAGTCTCCTGTAAATCAATTTTATAGTTTCCGTTGGAATTTTGCTCTTATGGCTGCAGAAGGCTACATCGTTGTGGCTCCAAACCGCCGAGGGCTCCCAGGTTTTGGAGTAAAATGGAACGAAGATATCAGTGGCGACTGGGGCGGACAAGCGATGCGCGACTATCTTTCGGCGATTGATGCGCTTGCCCAAGAGCCTTATGTAGACAATGACCGATTGGGTGCTGTGGGCGCAAGCTATGGTGGATATTCTATTTACTATTTGGCGGGCATTCACAAAAAGCGTTTTAAATCATTTATTGCACATTGTGGCGTGTTTGATTTGCGCAGTATGTATGGCGAAACCGAAGAACTTTTCTTTATGAATCATGATGTAGGTGGTCCGTACTGGGAAGGGCACAAATCTTATACTGCCTTCAACCCCATAGACCATGTAAAAGATTGGGACACTCCGATTTTAATCATTCACAATGATAAAGATTACCGCGTGCCGATTAGCCAAGGCTTGCAAGCTTATACGGCTGCTCGATTGATGAACATTAAATCTGAATTATTGTTCTTCCCAGATGAAAACCACTGGGTAACACAGCCACAAAACGGATTGTTCTGGCAACGAACTTTCTTTAAATGGCTAAAAGATACTTTGTGA
- the lptB gene encoding LPS export ABC transporter ATP-binding protein: MILRGEHLIKSYGKKNVVKDVSLEVKQGEIIGLLGPNGAGKTTTFYMIVGLIKPTEGKVFLDQDNITKNAMYRRAQKGIGYLAQEASVFRKLTVEENIMGVLQMVKGLSSKERKQKCNELIEEFGLEHVRKNRGDLLSGGERRRCEIARALAVNPKFILLDEPFAGVDPIAVEDIQKIVRSLVKKDIGILITDHNVQQTLAITDKTYIMFEGRILKEGSPEELADDPDVRRVYLGENFRFEKI; the protein is encoded by the coding sequence ATGATTTTACGAGGCGAACATTTAATCAAAAGTTACGGAAAGAAAAATGTGGTAAAAGATGTTTCTCTTGAAGTAAAACAAGGCGAAATCATCGGGCTTCTTGGTCCCAATGGTGCGGGAAAAACCACGACTTTCTACATGATTGTAGGGCTGATAAAACCTACCGAAGGCAAGGTTTTTCTAGACCAAGACAACATTACCAAAAACGCTATGTACCGCCGTGCGCAAAAGGGAATTGGCTACTTGGCGCAGGAGGCTTCTGTCTTTAGAAAACTTACGGTGGAAGAAAACATCATGGGGGTTTTGCAAATGGTAAAAGGCCTATCCAGCAAGGAGCGCAAACAAAAATGTAACGAACTCATCGAAGAGTTTGGGCTCGAGCATGTGCGCAAAAACCGCGGAGATTTGCTTTCTGGTGGGGAGCGTCGTCGTTGCGAAATTGCGCGTGCCTTGGCCGTAAATCCAAAATTTATTTTACTCGATGAGCCGTTTGCGGGAGTAGACCCCATTGCGGTAGAAGACATTCAGAAAATCGTTCGCTCGCTCGTAAAGAAAGATATCGGAATCCTTATCACCGACCACAATGTGCAACAAACGCTCGCCATTACCGACAAGACTTACATCATGTTTGAAGGGCGTATCCTAAAAGAAGGCTCTCCCGAAGAGCTTGCCGATGATCCAGATGTGCGCCGCGTATACCTTGGAGAAAACTTTAGATTCGAAAAAATTTAA
- a CDS encoding IS30 family transposase, with protein sequence MARTFKHLDLHDRAMIEAYLKAGWSISKIARELKRSKSTISREVRRNRTKKGKYKAKTAQTLYSEKKERFLRYRRFTKDIEKRVRQFLYKRYSPLQIVGYCKRLGLAMVSVERIYQYIRADKLKGGNLYKYCRHALKKRKAQVSKIVGKIKNRTSIDERPQVVNERKEFGHWEGDLVQGKNHKGYLLTLTERVSRFLFIRYIPNKSADVVANAMIDVLVPYKGVVKSITVDNGLEFAQHERVGKRLGARVFFTHPYSSWEKGQIEHMNKLVRQYVKKGSAITKSNANKLKSVQKEINDRPFKVLKFCKPRDVFFNFVDNVAFRG encoded by the coding sequence ATGGCACGGACATTTAAACATTTGGATTTGCATGATAGAGCAATGATAGAGGCTTATTTAAAAGCTGGTTGGTCTATTTCGAAAATAGCTAGAGAATTAAAAAGGTCAAAATCTACGATAAGCCGTGAAGTGAGGAGGAACCGAACGAAGAAAGGAAAGTATAAAGCAAAGACTGCACAGACGCTCTATTCTGAAAAGAAGGAGCGTTTTTTGCGTTATAGACGCTTTACAAAAGACATTGAGAAAAGAGTAAGACAATTTTTGTATAAAAGATATTCACCGCTCCAGATAGTGGGTTATTGTAAAAGGCTGGGGCTTGCTATGGTTTCGGTGGAAAGGATTTACCAATATATAAGGGCTGATAAATTGAAAGGAGGTAATCTGTACAAATATTGCAGGCACGCTTTGAAAAAGAGAAAGGCACAGGTTTCTAAAATTGTTGGGAAGATAAAAAATAGAACTAGTATAGATGAACGCCCGCAGGTTGTGAATGAGCGTAAGGAGTTCGGACATTGGGAGGGTGATTTAGTACAGGGCAAAAATCATAAGGGTTATTTGCTGACACTTACGGAAAGAGTATCAAGGTTTTTATTTATTAGATATATACCTAATAAAAGTGCTGATGTTGTGGCAAATGCGATGATAGATGTTTTGGTTCCGTACAAGGGGGTGGTTAAGTCTATTACGGTGGATAATGGTTTGGAGTTTGCACAGCACGAACGGGTGGGGAAGAGATTGGGGGCGCGTGTTTTTTTTACGCACCCTTATTCTAGTTGGGAAAAGGGACAAATTGAGCATATGAACAAACTTGTTAGACAGTATGTAAAAAAAGGTTCGGCAATTACAAAAAGTAACGCTAACAAGCTGAAATCGGTGCAAAAAGAGATAAACGATAGACCGTTTAAAGTGTTAAAGTTTTGCAAGCCTCGTGATGTTTTTTTTAATTTTGTGGATAATGTTGCATTTAGGGGTTGA